One Haloplanus vescus DNA window includes the following coding sequences:
- a CDS encoding SpoVR family protein, translating to MRDDRIDARREAARLNEPVTEAANLARKLGLDPYPVNYWIVDHDEMNELIAYGGFQRRYPHWRWGMAYDRQQKQDQFGMGKAFEIVNNDNPAHAFLQESNSLADQKAVITHVEAHADFFANNEWFGLFGDGPGDDRSGPDAAAMLERHAETVREYAEDPDIDRDDVERFIDAVLCLEDTIDQHRAFARADERRERDAPPDLRERLDELDVSEEVRRQAFDEEWLDDLAESERADARLDDPHTDVLAYLLEHGRQYDEESGKAVEFEPWQKDVLELLRTEAYYFAGQKMTKVLNEGWAAFWESTMMSDEGFAGDDEFVTYADHMARVLGSPGLNPYKLGMELWEYVENVTNRREVVDKLLRVEGVTWRNFHDVVDFEAVQAALDPDPAIASITPETLAELDPADPRVDAEALDRARAGDIDIERYPWKVLTRAGLAERHFSLCKPQNREFLRRIRRSELERLARYMFDDEKYGSVSEALADVAYEAGWRRMRELRESHNDVTFIDAFLSEEFVDANDYFTYEYSEATGDFRAASTDPEDVKKKLLLQFTNFGKPTVAVYDGNFDNRNELLLGHQYNGIGLDIEQAKRVLERTYDLWGRPVNLMTVVSEYDEHELEIAQRRNREPTPTEVGKRIRYDGDDFETHALDPDLEARIVADDVDYDTKPDDWLA from the coding sequence ATGAGAGACGACCGCATCGACGCACGGAGGGAAGCGGCCCGCCTCAACGAACCGGTCACCGAGGCAGCGAACCTGGCGCGGAAACTGGGGCTCGACCCGTATCCCGTCAACTACTGGATCGTCGACCACGACGAGATGAACGAACTCATCGCCTACGGCGGGTTCCAGCGACGCTATCCCCACTGGCGGTGGGGGATGGCCTACGACCGCCAGCAGAAACAGGACCAGTTCGGCATGGGGAAGGCGTTCGAAATCGTCAACAACGACAACCCCGCCCACGCCTTCCTGCAGGAGTCGAACTCCCTCGCCGACCAGAAGGCGGTCATCACGCACGTCGAGGCCCACGCCGACTTCTTCGCCAACAACGAGTGGTTCGGCCTCTTCGGTGACGGACCAGGCGACGACCGTTCGGGCCCCGACGCCGCCGCCATGCTCGAACGCCACGCCGAGACGGTCAGGGAGTACGCCGAGGACCCGGACATCGACCGCGACGACGTGGAGCGTTTCATCGACGCCGTCCTCTGTCTGGAGGACACCATCGACCAGCACCGCGCGTTCGCCCGCGCCGACGAGCGCCGAGAGCGCGACGCGCCGCCCGACCTCCGGGAGCGACTCGACGAACTCGACGTGTCCGAGGAGGTCCGCCGCCAGGCCTTCGACGAGGAGTGGCTAGACGACCTCGCCGAATCGGAGCGCGCCGACGCCCGTCTCGACGACCCGCACACGGACGTCCTCGCCTACCTCCTCGAACACGGCCGGCAGTACGACGAGGAGTCCGGGAAGGCCGTCGAGTTCGAACCGTGGCAGAAAGACGTTCTCGAACTCCTGCGGACGGAGGCGTACTACTTCGCTGGCCAGAAAATGACGAAGGTGCTCAACGAGGGGTGGGCGGCGTTCTGGGAATCGACGATGATGAGCGACGAGGGCTTCGCCGGCGACGACGAGTTCGTCACCTACGCCGACCACATGGCGCGTGTCCTCGGGTCGCCGGGGCTCAACCCCTACAAACTCGGGATGGAGCTCTGGGAGTACGTCGAGAACGTGACCAACCGGCGCGAGGTGGTCGACAAACTCCTCCGCGTCGAGGGCGTCACCTGGCGGAACTTCCACGACGTGGTCGACTTCGAGGCCGTGCAGGCCGCGCTGGACCCCGACCCGGCCATCGCCTCGATTACGCCCGAGACGCTCGCGGAGTTGGACCCCGCGGACCCGCGGGTCGACGCCGAGGCACTCGACCGAGCGCGGGCCGGCGATATCGATATCGAGCGCTACCCGTGGAAGGTGCTCACGAGGGCGGGGCTAGCCGAGCGACACTTCTCGCTGTGCAAGCCCCAGAACCGTGAGTTCCTTCGGCGCATCCGCCGGTCGGAACTCGAACGACTGGCGCGGTACATGTTCGACGACGAGAAGTACGGGTCGGTGAGCGAAGCGCTCGCCGATGTGGCGTACGAGGCGGGGTGGCGGCGGATGCGCGAACTCCGCGAGAGCCACAACGACGTGACCTTCATCGACGCGTTCCTCTCCGAGGAGTTCGTCGACGCGAACGACTACTTCACCTACGAGTACTCGGAGGCGACGGGTGACTTCCGCGCCGCGTCGACGGACCCCGAAGACGTGAAGAAGAAACTGCTCTTGCAGTTCACCAACTTCGGCAAGCCGACCGTCGCGGTGTACGACGGCAACTTCGACAACCGGAACGAACTGCTACTCGGCCACCAGTACAACGGCATCGGCCTCGACATCGAGCAGGCAAAGCGCGTCCTCGAACGCACCTACGACCTCTGGGGGCGGCCGGTCAACCTGATGACCGTCGTCTCCGAGTACGACGAACACGAACTGGAAATCGCACAGCGCCGGAACCGCGAACCGACGCCAACGGAGGTCGGCAAGCGCATCCGATACGACGGCGACGACTTCGAGACACACGCCCTCGACCCCGACCTCGAAGCCCGAATCGTCGCCGACGACGTGGATTACGACACGAAGCCGGACGACTGGTTGGCCTGA
- a CDS encoding PrkA family serine protein kinase, translated as MTENYIRASDEALAGAYEEPMSLDEYVDTAFERPSIAAHAPKYLLEAIESMGTRTVVEEGEERERYRFFDDPENDGEHAVLGNTDVLNGFVDDLRTIATDRGKGEKIIWFDGPTATGKSELKRCLVNGLRAYSKTEAGRRYTVEWNVDSAEQSRGLSYGGELDDEDDWYESPVQSHPLSVFPADVRERLLADLNEEAHVPTRVTADLDPFCREAYDLLEERYRRAGETNLFSAITDPRHLRVKNYVVDVGRGIGILHSEDDGSPKERLVGSWMPGMLRELDSRGRKNPQAFSYDGVLSQGNGLLTVVEDASQHADLLRKLLNVPDEGRVKLDKGIGMDIDTQLLIISNPDLDVELDKYADRNGRDPLKALKRRLDKHEFGYLTTLSLEAELIRRELTNETGVWEAEGYADLDARVRAGVTLPMRDGRGRVVERELAPHAVEAAALYSVVTRLDGEDTPGDRGLVEKALLFDQGYLQEGDERIEADAFEFDGDDGSHGIPVTYTRDIVADLLQTDADRQHPDLPVERVVTADDVLDAMADGLSDAPVFSRAEAAEYENRLAVVKSYVYDRQETDVLDALLAEKGVDEATVAEYVEHVFAWANDEQVATDRGPVDPDPLLMKVFETEHLGRFDDDAYRGPEPTERVERFRREKVITAINRYAWENRDEDFAIEDVDVSEIPIIRAVLDTHDWTDVKRLFEEFDPTQWADPPSGTETERCKERTLAALESQGYSPASAELTSRKVMREVSYRWD; from the coding sequence ATGACGGAGAACTACATCCGCGCGAGCGACGAGGCACTCGCCGGAGCCTACGAGGAGCCGATGAGCCTCGACGAGTACGTCGACACCGCCTTCGAACGCCCCTCCATCGCCGCACACGCCCCGAAGTACCTCCTCGAAGCCATCGAGTCGATGGGCACTCGAACGGTCGTCGAGGAAGGGGAGGAACGCGAGCGCTACCGCTTCTTCGACGACCCCGAAAACGACGGCGAACACGCGGTCCTCGGCAACACCGACGTGCTCAACGGCTTCGTCGACGACCTCCGGACCATCGCCACGGACCGGGGGAAAGGCGAGAAGATAATTTGGTTCGACGGCCCGACCGCCACCGGGAAATCGGAGCTCAAACGCTGTCTGGTCAACGGGTTGCGGGCGTACTCGAAGACGGAGGCGGGGCGACGCTACACGGTCGAGTGGAACGTCGACAGCGCCGAGCAGTCACGCGGGCTGAGCTACGGCGGCGAACTGGACGACGAGGACGACTGGTACGAGAGCCCCGTCCAGTCACACCCGCTCTCGGTGTTTCCCGCGGACGTGCGAGAGCGGTTGCTGGCCGACCTGAACGAGGAGGCGCACGTCCCCACGCGGGTGACAGCGGACCTCGACCCGTTCTGTCGGGAGGCGTACGACCTCCTCGAAGAGCGGTACCGCCGGGCGGGCGAGACGAACCTGTTCTCGGCCATCACCGACCCGCGCCATCTCCGCGTCAAAAACTACGTCGTCGACGTGGGGCGCGGCATCGGGATTCTCCACTCGGAGGACGACGGTTCCCCGAAGGAGCGTCTGGTCGGGTCGTGGATGCCGGGGATGCTCCGCGAACTCGATTCGCGCGGGCGGAAGAATCCGCAAGCGTTCTCCTACGACGGCGTCCTCTCGCAGGGCAACGGCCTGTTGACGGTGGTGGAGGACGCCTCCCAGCACGCGGACCTGCTCCGCAAACTCCTGAACGTGCCCGATGAGGGGCGCGTGAAGTTGGACAAGGGCATCGGGATGGATATCGATACGCAGCTGCTCATCATCTCGAACCCGGACCTCGATGTGGAACTCGACAAGTACGCCGACCGCAACGGGCGCGACCCCCTGAAGGCGCTCAAGCGCCGCCTCGACAAACACGAGTTCGGCTACCTGACTACCCTCTCGCTCGAAGCCGAACTGATTCGACGCGAACTGACGAACGAGACGGGGGTGTGGGAAGCCGAGGGGTACGCCGACCTCGACGCCCGGGTCCGAGCGGGGGTGACGTTGCCGATGCGCGACGGCCGGGGCCGCGTGGTCGAACGCGAACTCGCCCCGCACGCCGTCGAGGCGGCGGCGCTGTACAGCGTCGTCACCCGTCTCGACGGCGAGGACACGCCCGGCGACCGCGGCCTCGTCGAGAAGGCGCTCCTGTTCGACCAGGGCTACCTCCAAGAGGGCGACGAGCGAATCGAGGCCGACGCCTTCGAGTTCGACGGCGACGACGGCAGTCACGGGATTCCCGTCACGTACACGCGAGACATCGTCGCCGACTTGCTCCAGACCGACGCCGACCGCCAGCATCCGGACCTCCCGGTCGAACGCGTCGTCACCGCCGACGACGTGCTCGACGCGATGGCCGACGGGCTATCGGACGCGCCGGTGTTCTCCCGGGCCGAGGCGGCGGAGTACGAGAACCGCCTCGCCGTCGTCAAGAGCTACGTCTACGACCGACAGGAGACGGACGTGTTGGACGCCCTGCTGGCGGAGAAAGGCGTCGACGAGGCGACGGTCGCGGAGTACGTCGAACACGTCTTCGCGTGGGCGAACGACGAACAGGTCGCGACCGACCGCGGGCCGGTCGACCCCGACCCGCTCTTGATGAAGGTGTTCGAGACGGAGCATCTGGGTCGGTTCGACGACGACGCGTACCGCGGCCCGGAGCCCACAGAGCGCGTCGAGCGCTTCCGTCGGGAGAAGGTCATCACGGCCATCAACCGCTACGCGTGGGAGAACCGCGACGAGGACTTCGCCATCGAGGACGTGGACGTGAGCGAGATTCCGATCATTCGCGCCGTCCTCGACACACACGACTGGACCGACGTGAAACGGCTGTTCGAGGAGTTCGACCCGACGCAGTGGGCCGACCCGCCGTCGGGGACCGAGACCGAGCGCTGCAAGGAGCGAACCCTTGCCGCCCTCGAATCGCAGGGCTACTCCCCCGCGTCGGCGGAGCTGACCAGCCGCAAGGTGATGCGGGAGGTGAGCTACCGATGGGACTGA
- a CDS encoding DUF7344 domain-containing protein, which yields MSSHSSPDTETEHLSKDTVFSLLSNQRRRYTLQYLGHHSNAVSLRDLAAQVAAWENDVALDDLEYKQRKRVSTALHQTHLPKLHEAGVVDYDRDAGTVTLADRAADLDAYLELVGEHDVPWCALYLGLSTVAAVCIAAASAGLTPFASLPSLSLAGGLIAAFLVAAGVNARLARRHHLGRGDDGPA from the coding sequence ATGTCGTCTCACTCGTCCCCCGATACAGAGACCGAGCACCTGTCGAAAGATACCGTCTTCTCCCTCCTGAGCAATCAGCGCCGGCGCTACACACTCCAATATCTGGGGCACCACTCGAACGCGGTGTCGCTCCGTGACCTCGCCGCACAGGTCGCCGCGTGGGAAAACGACGTCGCACTCGACGACTTGGAGTACAAGCAGCGCAAGCGTGTCTCCACCGCGCTCCACCAGACCCACCTCCCGAAACTTCACGAAGCAGGCGTCGTCGACTACGACCGCGACGCGGGAACGGTGACGCTCGCCGACCGCGCTGCCGACCTCGACGCCTATCTCGAACTCGTCGGCGAACACGACGTGCCGTGGTGTGCGCTCTATCTTGGACTGTCGACGGTCGCCGCCGTCTGTATCGCCGCGGCGTCCGCTGGCCTGACGCCGTTCGCGTCGCTCCCCAGCCTGTCGCTCGCGGGGGGCCTGATCGCCGCGTTCCTCGTGGCGGCGGGCGTCAACGCTCGGCTGGCACGCCGCCACCACCTCGGACGCGGTGACGACGGCCCGGCCTGA
- a CDS encoding YeaH/YhbH family protein has product MGLREDLDRFREVGERRREDLTEFIRHGSLGGSDPDSIEIPIKVVDLPEFEYDPRDRGGVGQGQDGTPEAGQPVGQPHPADEGEDGDPGDEAGDHEYYEMDPEEFAQELDEELGLDLEPKGKEVVEEVEGDYTELTRAGPNSTLDFERLFKQGLKRKLATDFDEEFVREAMRVADATPDDVFRWCREENVLVSRAWVETEWETIPDDERGRWASFEEMVAAVERTTTLERIHRDGLRDVPFRREDERYRHPEVTEETEQNVVVVNIRDVSGSMRQEKRELVERTFTPLDWYLTGKYDRAEFVYIAHDAEAWEVDREDFFGIRSGGGTRISSAYELAAEVLEERYPWSEWNRYVFAAGDSENSSNDTRENVVPLMESIPANRHAYVETQPGGPAINATHAEEVERAFEDSERVVVTSVADPADVTDAIYEVLSTEDDQ; this is encoded by the coding sequence ATGGGACTGAGGGAGGACCTCGACCGGTTCCGCGAGGTGGGCGAGCGTCGCCGCGAGGACCTGACGGAGTTCATCCGCCACGGGTCGCTCGGCGGGAGCGACCCCGACAGCATCGAAATCCCAATCAAGGTCGTCGACCTGCCCGAGTTCGAGTACGACCCCCGTGACCGCGGCGGCGTCGGACAGGGCCAGGACGGCACGCCGGAAGCGGGCCAACCAGTCGGCCAGCCCCACCCAGCCGACGAGGGCGAGGACGGCGACCCCGGTGACGAGGCCGGCGACCACGAGTACTACGAGATGGATCCCGAGGAGTTCGCCCAAGAACTCGACGAGGAGCTCGGCCTCGACTTGGAACCGAAGGGGAAGGAAGTCGTCGAGGAAGTCGAGGGCGACTACACGGAGCTCACTCGCGCTGGACCGAACAGCACGCTCGACTTCGAGCGCCTGTTCAAGCAGGGGTTGAAGCGAAAGCTGGCGACGGACTTCGACGAGGAGTTCGTCCGCGAGGCGATGCGCGTCGCGGACGCGACGCCGGACGACGTGTTTCGCTGGTGTCGCGAGGAGAACGTCCTCGTCTCGCGGGCGTGGGTCGAAACCGAGTGGGAGACGATTCCGGACGACGAGCGCGGGCGCTGGGCGAGTTTCGAGGAGATGGTGGCGGCCGTCGAGCGGACGACGACGCTCGAACGCATCCATCGCGACGGCCTGCGCGACGTGCCCTTCCGCCGCGAGGACGAGCGCTACCGCCACCCCGAGGTGACCGAGGAGACGGAGCAGAACGTGGTCGTGGTGAACATCCGCGACGTGTCGGGCAGCATGCGACAGGAGAAACGCGAACTCGTCGAGCGGACGTTCACGCCGCTGGACTGGTATCTCACCGGGAAATACGACCGCGCGGAGTTCGTCTACATCGCCCACGACGCGGAGGCGTGGGAAGTCGACCGCGAGGACTTCTTCGGCATCCGGTCGGGCGGCGGGACCCGCATCTCCTCGGCGTACGAACTCGCCGCCGAGGTGCTCGAAGAGCGCTACCCCTGGAGCGAGTGGAACCGCTACGTCTTCGCGGCGGGCGACTCCGAGAACTCCAGCAACGACACCCGCGAGAACGTCGTGCCGCTGATGGAGTCGATTCCGGCGAACCGCCACGCGTACGTGGAGACGCAACCGGGCGGCCCGGCCATCAACGCGACCCACGCCGAAGAGGTCGAACGCGCGTTTGAAGACAGCGAGCGAGTCGTCGTCACGTCCGTCGCGGACCCGGCGGACGTGACCGACGCCATCTATGAGGTCCTGAGTACGGAGGACGACCAATGA